CACCTCGTCGGCCTCGCGGACCTCGGCCGGTGAGAACGTCCCTTCGTCGACCGGGATCCCCTCCTCGCGGGCCAACTCGATCACCACCTGCCGAGTGACGCCGGGCAGAACCGGGCCATCGAGGCTCGGGGTGTGCAGCGCCTGGTCGTCGACGAAGAAGACGTTGCTCGTCGTTCCCTCCGCGACGTTGCCCTCGACGTCACACAGGAGCGCCTCGTCGGCGTCGGTTCCCCGAAGTTCCAGTCGGGCCAGGATCCCGCCGAGGTAGTTGTGTGTCTTCAGATGTGAGGGCATCACGTTCTCGGGGGGTCGCCTGACGTCGACGGTTCGGAGGGATGCTGGTCCGTCCCACCGCGGCTCTCCGCCCCGGTCCGGTCGGCCTCCGCGGGGCAGCGGCTTCGCGATGACGATGACCGTCGGATCGACCTCCGGATCCGGCGTCAGCTTCCCCGGCTGGACGCCCCTGGTGATCGACAGCCGGACGTACGCCTCCTCGAGGTCGTTTGCTGCGAGCGTCTCGTCGATCCATGCGCGCAGGTCCGCGTCTTCGAGGCCGTGATCCAGTTTCAGCGTCTCGCAGGTGTTTGCGAGGCGTTCCGCGTGATCTCCCCACCTGAAGAGGTCGCCCCCGTAGGCGCGAAGCGTCTCGAACGCCGCGTCGCCGTACATGAACCCTCGATCGTTCACCGCGACCGACGCCTCGTCGGCGGGGACGAGTTCGCCGTCGACGTGGTAGGTGAGCGGTTCCGCCTCGCCGTCCGTTCGCGTTTTCGAGTTGCCGTTGTCACTCATTCTCCCACCTCTCGCACAGTTTCAGGAAGTTCCAGATCATCCGTTTGCCCCCCTCGGTGAGAATGCTTTCGGGATGGAACTGCACCCCGACGTGGGGGCGCGTCTCGTGTCGAACGCCCATGACGACCTCCCGTTCGTCGTCGGTCCGGGCCGTCTCCACGAGCTCGTCGGGGAGGTCGGTCCGCTCGACGCACAGCGAGTGGTACCGCCCGACCTCGAACCGTTCGGGGAGGCCGCCGAACAGCCCCTCCCCGTCGTGTGTCACCGTCGAGGGTTTCCCGTGGACGACGTCTGGCGCGTGTCCCACGGGTGAGCCGTGAGAGGCACACATCGCCTGGTGACCGAGACAGACGCCGAAGATCGGACGGTCGAGCGCGTCGAAAAGCGGGATCGAGATGCCTGCCGCCGCCGGCGTTCCCGGCCCCGGTGAGACGACGACGCCGTCGGGGTCGAGGTCGCGGACCTCCTCGACGTCGACTGCGTCGTTTCGAACGACGATCACTTCCGCTGCGAGTTCGCCGACGTACTGGACCAGGTTGTACGCGAACGAGTCGTAGTTGTCGACGACGAGCACCGTCGCGTCCACGTCGCGTTCGTCCGGTTCCGGAAGATACGCGTCTTCGTTTATCGTCTCCGTCGGCTCCCCGCGGGCTGCGGCGGGAACGGTCCCGTCCCGTTCGGGCGTGGACTCGACGGCGTTCGGTTCAGTCATCGCTCACCTCCGGTTCGTCGACGCGCATCCGGCCGGCTGCGAGCGCCTCGTCGATCGCGGTCACGAGCGCGCGTCCCTTCGCCAGCGTCTCCTCGTACTCGAAGTCGGGATCGGAATCGTGGACGATCCCCGCACCGACCCGGAGGTGATACTCGTCGCGCCACCGCGTCAGCGTCCG
The Halalkaliarchaeum desulfuricum DNA segment above includes these coding regions:
- a CDS encoding aminotransferase class IV → MSDNGNSKTRTDGEAEPLTYHVDGELVPADEASVAVNDRGFMYGDAAFETLRAYGGDLFRWGDHAERLANTCETLKLDHGLEDADLRAWIDETLAANDLEEAYVRLSITRGVQPGKLTPDPEVDPTVIVIAKPLPRGGRPDRGGEPRWDGPASLRTVDVRRPPENVMPSHLKTHNYLGGILARLELRGTDADEALLCDVEGNVAEGTTSNVFFVDDQALHTPSLDGPVLPGVTRQVVIELAREEGIPVDEGTFSPAEVREADEVFITNTTGEVWPVASVDGEPVGPSGGGGPFSEDSHELYPGGPVTRLLAHLFDDRIESEFY
- a CDS encoding anthranilate synthase component II, encoding MTEPNAVESTPERDGTVPAAARGEPTETINEDAYLPEPDERDVDATVLVVDNYDSFAYNLVQYVGELAAEVIVVRNDAVDVEEVRDLDPDGVVVSPGPGTPAAAGISIPLFDALDRPIFGVCLGHQAMCASHGSPVGHAPDVVHGKPSTVTHDGEGLFGGLPERFEVGRYHSLCVERTDLPDELVETARTDDEREVVMGVRHETRPHVGVQFHPESILTEGGKRMIWNFLKLCERWENE